The proteins below are encoded in one region of Winogradskyella helgolandensis:
- a CDS encoding 1,4-dihydroxy-2-naphthoyl-CoA synthase codes for MSHIDWKVAKSYEDITYHKCNGVARIAFNRPDIRNAFRPKTTSELYDAFYDAGEDVNIGVVLLSAEGPSTKDGIWSFCSGGDQKARGHQGYVGEDGYHRLNILEVQRLIRFMPKAVIAVVPGWAVGGGHSLHVVCDLTLASKEHAIFKQTDADVTSFDGGYGSAYLAKMVGQKKAREIFFLGRNYSAQEAFDMGMVNAVIPHEELEDTAYEWAQEILEKSPTSIKMLKFAMNLTDDGMVGQQVFAGEATRLAYMTDEAKEGRDAFLEKRKPNFPKKWIP; via the coding sequence ATGAGCCATATAGATTGGAAAGTTGCCAAGTCTTATGAAGATATAACTTATCATAAGTGCAATGGCGTTGCCAGAATTGCATTTAATAGACCCGATATTCGAAATGCCTTTCGTCCAAAAACCACTTCAGAACTTTATGATGCGTTTTATGATGCAGGTGAAGATGTCAATATTGGAGTTGTGCTTTTAAGTGCAGAAGGGCCTTCGACTAAAGATGGTATTTGGAGTTTTTGTTCTGGTGGAGACCAAAAGGCGAGAGGACATCAAGGCTATGTAGGTGAAGATGGTTACCATCGTTTAAATATATTAGAAGTTCAACGATTAATTCGTTTTATGCCAAAGGCTGTGATTGCAGTTGTGCCAGGCTGGGCTGTTGGAGGTGGACACAGTTTACATGTGGTTTGCGATTTAACATTAGCTAGTAAAGAGCACGCCATCTTTAAACAAACAGATGCCGATGTTACAAGTTTTGATGGAGGCTATGGTTCTGCCTATTTAGCAAAAATGGTTGGACAGAAAAAAGCCAGAGAAATCTTTTTTTTAGGACGCAATTATTCTGCCCAAGAAGCTTTTGATATGGGAATGGTGAATGCAGTTATTCCACACGAAGAATTAGAAGATACAGCCTATGAATGGGCACAGGAAATATTAGAAAAATCACCAACATCTATAAAAATGTTAAAGTTTGCCATGAATCTTACAGATGATGGTATGGTTGGGCAACAAGTATTTGCAGGAGAAGCCACGAGATTAGCTTACATGACAGATGAAGCTAAAGAAGGTAGAGATGCATTTTTAGAAAAAAGGAAGCCTAACTTTCCAAAAAAATGGATTCCTTAA
- a CDS encoding CvfB family protein — protein MIHLGEYNTLEILRDTEPGLFLGDGEDGEVLLPNRYVPKVFEIGDNIEVFVYLDNEERPVATTDQPYIKKGDFALLRCNQITDYGAFLDWGLVKELFCPFREQAFKMKAGGWYLVHCYLDDETERLVASSKTNRFLDNKELTVAQFDEVDLIVSHPSELGMNVIVNKTHLGLVFNDDIYKDISVGDRLKGIVKKVRDDNKLDISLNQIGYRNIEPNAEHILNELHDNGGFLPVHDKSNPEKIKDLLQMSKKSFKKAIGSLYKERQIEIKEDGIYLL, from the coding sequence ATGATACACTTAGGCGAATACAATACATTAGAAATTTTAAGAGATACAGAACCTGGACTGTTTTTAGGTGATGGTGAAGATGGTGAAGTACTTTTACCAAATAGATATGTGCCAAAAGTGTTCGAAATTGGTGATAACATTGAGGTTTTTGTTTACTTAGATAACGAAGAACGACCAGTTGCCACAACAGATCAACCTTACATTAAAAAAGGAGATTTTGCCTTGTTACGTTGTAATCAAATTACTGATTATGGAGCGTTCCTTGATTGGGGTTTGGTAAAGGAATTATTCTGTCCTTTTAGAGAGCAAGCCTTTAAAATGAAAGCTGGAGGCTGGTATTTAGTACATTGTTACTTAGATGATGAAACCGAACGTTTAGTGGCGTCTAGTAAAACGAATCGTTTTTTAGATAATAAAGAGTTGACAGTTGCTCAGTTTGACGAGGTAGATCTTATTGTTTCTCATCCTTCAGAATTAGGAATGAATGTCATTGTAAATAAAACCCATTTAGGTTTAGTTTTTAATGATGATATTTATAAAGATATTAGTGTTGGAGATAGACTAAAAGGAATTGTTAAGAAAGTCCGTGATGATAATAAATTAGATATTTCATTAAATCAAATTGGCTATAGAAATATTGAGCCTAATGCAGAGCATATCCTAAATGAGTTGCATGATAATGGTGGTTTTTTACCAGTGCATGATAAATCGAATCCAGAAAAAATTAAGGATTTACTTCAAATGAGTAAAAAGAGTTTTAAAAAGGCGATTGGTTCATTATATAAAGAGCGTCAGATAGAAATAAAAGAAGACGGTATTTATTTATTATAG
- a CDS encoding DUF2853 family protein, with protein MSKRDDLIVKYAADLKDKCGVNPDMDLLTKVTVGLGPSIYNADSSTVSGSDAKELATVKNNFLIKKLGLEDSAELDKAIDGVMETYGRSNRSKYRVVVYYLLAKHFKKEAVYS; from the coding sequence ATGAGTAAAAGAGATGATTTAATCGTAAAGTATGCGGCAGATTTAAAAGACAAATGTGGTGTTAATCCAGATATGGATTTATTAACTAAAGTAACTGTAGGTTTAGGTCCTTCAATTTACAATGCAGATTCTTCTACAGTTTCTGGTTCTGATGCGAAAGAATTAGCAACAGTAAAGAATAACTTTTTAATCAAGAAATTAGGTTTAGAAGATAGTGCTGAATTAGATAAAGCTATTGATGGAGTAATGGAAACATACGGTCGTTCTAATAGATCTAAGTATAGAGTAGTGGTTTATTATTTATTGGCTAAGCACTTTAAAAAAGAAGCTGTTTATTCTTAA
- the menD gene encoding 2-succinyl-5-enolpyruvyl-6-hydroxy-3-cyclohexene-1-carboxylic-acid synthase — protein MIYSKIPLSQTIVTLCKTHNLKHIIISPGSRNAPLTIGFTNDDFFKCYSIVDERCAAFFALGIAQQLQEPVAVVCTSGSALLNYYPAVSEAFYSNIPLVVISADRPKHLIDIGDGQTIKQKNVYGEHVLYNANLKQDIKEGENAYLESERPILKSLENKLERFLGLQKDIQTHNESEIHDALTVSKLNLGPVHINCPFDEPLYETTEELIINPKPFKIQSREDKIDRFEIKSLLDIWHSAKRKMILVGVLQPNSIEAQWIQEIADDDSIIVLTETTSNLHHPDFFPGIDKLIAPLTEDDFKELQPDVLITFGGLIVSKKIKAFLRTYKPEFHCHVGLTRANDTFFCLEKHIKLRPNTFLSTFLPQVTHHTKSTYKSSWLAIRQKRRKLQEDYLQTLPFSDFKAFSSVLKSIPKQSQLQVGNSSAIRYTQLFQLGKNIEVFCNRGTSGIDGSTSTAIGASTVSEKRTTFITGDLSFFYDSNALWNNHIPKTFRIIVINNEGGGIFRILPGEKNTENFDHFFETKHHLSAKQLCDMFSFEYAVAKDEKQLDEQLETFYKGTKRPKLLEIFTPSRINDKILLDFFRYIK, from the coding sequence ATGATATATTCAAAAATACCTTTATCACAAACCATAGTCACATTATGCAAAACGCATAATTTAAAACATATTATAATTTCTCCTGGTAGTAGAAATGCTCCTTTAACTATTGGTTTTACCAACGATGATTTTTTTAAGTGTTACAGTATCGTTGACGAGCGTTGCGCTGCATTTTTTGCTTTAGGAATTGCTCAGCAACTACAAGAACCTGTTGCTGTCGTTTGTACATCTGGTAGTGCGTTATTAAACTATTATCCGGCAGTTTCAGAAGCCTTTTATAGCAATATTCCTTTAGTTGTTATTTCTGCAGATAGACCAAAACATTTGATAGATATTGGAGATGGACAAACCATAAAACAGAAAAATGTCTATGGAGAGCATGTTTTATATAATGCCAACTTAAAGCAAGATATAAAAGAAGGTGAGAATGCTTATTTGGAAAGTGAAAGACCAATTTTAAAAAGTTTAGAGAATAAGCTTGAACGTTTTTTAGGTCTTCAAAAGGATATACAAACACATAATGAATCTGAAATTCATGATGCCCTCACGGTGTCAAAGTTAAACTTAGGACCAGTTCATATCAATTGTCCATTTGATGAACCCTTATATGAAACTACAGAAGAGTTAATTATAAATCCAAAACCTTTCAAAATTCAAAGCAGAGAGGATAAGATAGATCGTTTTGAAATAAAAAGCTTATTAGATATTTGGCATAGTGCGAAACGAAAAATGATTTTAGTTGGCGTTTTACAACCCAATTCTATTGAAGCACAATGGATTCAAGAAATAGCGGATGATGATAGCATTATTGTATTAACAGAAACGACGTCTAATTTACATCATCCTGATTTTTTTCCGGGAATAGATAAATTGATTGCACCACTAACCGAAGATGATTTTAAAGAACTTCAACCAGATGTGTTAATCACATTTGGGGGATTAATTGTCTCTAAAAAGATAAAAGCATTTTTAAGAACCTATAAACCAGAATTTCATTGCCATGTTGGTTTAACACGAGCTAATGATACTTTTTTTTGTTTAGAAAAACATATAAAATTACGTCCAAACACTTTTTTAAGTACATTTTTACCTCAAGTAACCCATCATACAAAAAGTACTTATAAAAGTTCTTGGCTTGCCATACGCCAAAAACGTAGAAAATTACAAGAGGACTATTTACAAACCCTTCCGTTCTCGGATTTTAAGGCATTTAGTTCGGTTTTAAAAAGCATTCCAAAACAGAGTCAGTTACAAGTTGGAAATAGTTCCGCAATACGATACACACAATTGTTTCAATTAGGGAAAAACATAGAAGTATTTTGTAATAGAGGCACAAGCGGAATTGATGGAAGTACAAGCACAGCAATAGGTGCTTCAACAGTATCAGAAAAGCGTACCACATTTATTACAGGCGATTTAAGTTTCTTTTACGATAGTAATGCACTTTGGAATAATCATATTCCCAAAACTTTTAGAATTATAGTAATTAACAATGAAGGTGGTGGAATTTTTAGAATTTTACCTGGTGAAAAAAACACAGAAAATTTTGATCACTTTTTTGAAACCAAACATCATTTATCGGCTAAGCAATTATGTGATATGTTCAGTTTTGAATATGCTGTAGCTAAAGATGAGAAGCAATTAGATGAACAATTAGAAACCTTTTATAAAGGCACTAAACGTCCTAAATTATTAGAGATATTTACACCATCGCGCATTAACGACAAAATTTTATTAGATTTTTTTAGATATATTAAGTAA
- a CDS encoding chorismate-binding protein: MDQNSFFEAIENQYAKQLPFVVYSRPINSVIKCWLQEDDTLHNAENFKESGFVFAPFNIEEKSVLFPKANCTYLEIECSDIETKTIIQTEILPNETEKLQHIALVSKGINSIKNHDLQKVVLSHCETKSLQNTNPITIFKRLFSTYKNAMVYCWFHPKVGLWIGATPELLFKVEGKRLTTIALAGTQAFNESETVKWANKEIEEQQIVTDFITKQLEPYTKTMTVSEVETVKAGNLLHLKTRITSVLKDDTDLKSIIGALHPTPAVCGFPKAKAKDFILQNENYSREYYTGFLGELNLKEATTRNTNRRNIENNAYSVVKTQSNFYVNLRCMQLKDSSAKIYVGGGITKDSIPEMEYEETVNKSKTIGSVLE, translated from the coding sequence ATGGATCAAAATTCATTTTTTGAAGCTATAGAAAATCAGTATGCTAAGCAGTTACCATTTGTAGTTTATAGTAGACCTATAAATTCTGTAATTAAGTGCTGGTTGCAAGAAGATGACACGCTTCACAATGCCGAAAATTTCAAAGAAAGTGGTTTTGTGTTTGCACCTTTTAATATCGAAGAGAAGAGTGTTCTTTTTCCCAAAGCAAATTGTACCTATTTAGAAATAGAATGCAGTGATATAGAAACTAAAACTATTATTCAAACTGAAATTCTTCCAAATGAAACCGAAAAACTTCAGCATATAGCATTAGTTTCAAAAGGAATTAACAGCATTAAAAATCACGATTTACAAAAAGTAGTATTATCGCATTGTGAAACAAAATCACTTCAAAATACAAATCCAATAACCATTTTTAAGCGCCTTTTTAGTACGTATAAAAATGCGATGGTATATTGTTGGTTTCATCCTAAAGTCGGACTTTGGATTGGTGCCACACCAGAGTTATTGTTTAAAGTTGAAGGCAAACGACTCACCACAATAGCATTAGCAGGTACACAGGCATTTAACGAAAGTGAAACCGTAAAATGGGCTAACAAAGAAATTGAAGAACAGCAAATCGTAACCGATTTTATTACAAAACAATTAGAGCCTTACACAAAAACGATGACTGTTTCTGAAGTTGAAACTGTTAAAGCAGGGAATTTATTACATCTAAAAACCAGAATAACAAGTGTTTTAAAGGATGATACTGACTTGAAATCTATTATTGGAGCTTTGCATCCAACACCAGCAGTTTGTGGGTTTCCAAAAGCTAAAGCAAAAGATTTTATCCTTCAGAATGAAAACTATAGTAGAGAATATTATACAGGGTTTTTAGGAGAATTAAACCTTAAAGAAGCTACAACACGAAACACGAATAGACGAAATATTGAGAATAATGCCTATTCTGTTGTAAAAACCCAATCTAATTTTTATGTAAATTTACGATGTATGCAACTCAAAGATTCCAGCGCAAAGATCTATGTTGGTGGTGGCATTACCAAAGATTCTATTCCTGAAATGGAATACGAAGAAACCGTAAATAAATCAAAAACAATAGGTTCGGTTTTAGAATAA
- a CDS encoding PaaI family thioesterase: MQMNKKDFLDKANRASKNTLMETLDIEMVDFGDNFLVARMPVTSKVYQPDGVLHGGATAALAESVGSFASHIFIDTENMFVRGLEITANHLKSVSEGFIYAKATFLHKGRTTQLLDIRVTDEADNLISICRLSTISLPKKK; this comes from the coding sequence ATGCAAATGAATAAAAAGGACTTCCTAGATAAAGCAAATAGGGCAAGCAAAAATACGCTGATGGAAACCTTAGATATTGAGATGGTGGATTTTGGAGATAATTTTTTAGTGGCCAGAATGCCAGTGACATCTAAAGTGTATCAGCCAGATGGTGTATTACATGGAGGTGCAACTGCCGCTTTAGCAGAAAGTGTTGGTAGTTTTGCATCACATATTTTTATAGATACTGAAAATATGTTTGTTCGTGGTTTAGAAATTACAGCTAATCATCTTAAAAGTGTTTCAGAAGGTTTTATTTATGCTAAAGCTACTTTTTTACATAAAGGTCGTACCACACAATTATTAGATATTAGAGTGACTGACGAAGCTGATAATTTAATTTCTATCTGTAGATTATCTACAATTTCTCTTCCCAAAAAAAAGTAA
- a CDS encoding alpha/beta hydrolase: protein MIPQEKEITYRATNSYSTLNTFNERTKTIWLVCHGMGYLSRYFLRYFDELNAEENYIIAPQAPSKFYIQPKMHVGANWLTKVDTEAGTENIMNYFDAVLEAEQIPENINFIVLGYSQGVSVALRYLAKRQLRCNQLVIHSGGIPKELTPKNFEYLPKETAVKLIYGTEDEYLDEARIQHETARAKALFHSRVSIIPFKGKHVVNVDLINALVS, encoded by the coding sequence ATGATTCCACAAGAGAAAGAAATCACATATAGAGCCACTAACTCCTACTCTACTTTAAATACATTTAATGAACGCACAAAAACGATTTGGTTGGTTTGTCATGGTATGGGTTATTTGAGTCGTTATTTTCTAAGATATTTTGATGAATTAAATGCTGAAGAGAATTATATCATTGCACCACAAGCTCCAAGCAAATTTTATATTCAACCTAAAATGCATGTTGGCGCCAATTGGCTCACTAAAGTTGACACTGAAGCTGGCACAGAAAATATTATGAATTATTTTGATGCGGTTTTAGAGGCTGAACAAATTCCTGAAAATATTAATTTTATAGTTTTAGGATATTCACAAGGTGTAAGTGTTGCTTTGCGATATTTAGCAAAACGACAATTAAGATGTAATCAATTAGTAATACATTCTGGCGGTATACCAAAAGAATTAACGCCTAAAAATTTTGAATATCTACCTAAAGAAACAGCGGTAAAATTAATATATGGTACGGAAGACGAGTATTTAGACGAAGCCCGAATACAACATGAAACAGCACGAGCAAAAGCCCTTTTTCATTCACGTGTCTCAATCATACCATTTAAAGGGAAACATGTGGTAAATGTTGATTTAATCAATGCATTAGTTTCATAG
- a CDS encoding response regulator: MSNKFNICIIDDDDIYQFTITKILQSLKLNKKIIAFSDGEEALDFMIANLYNDDELPDVIFLDINMPIMDGFQFMEEYVKLKPKWNKKITIYMVSSSVDPVDIEKANKISDISDYIIKPIKPNELKSIMANLEKEK; this comes from the coding sequence ATGAGCAATAAATTCAATATATGTATTATTGATGATGATGACATCTACCAATTCACAATTACTAAAATTTTACAATCCCTTAAACTCAACAAAAAAATCATTGCATTTTCTGATGGGGAAGAGGCCTTAGATTTTATGATTGCCAATCTGTATAATGACGATGAATTACCAGACGTTATTTTTTTAGATATCAATATGCCTATTATGGATGGGTTTCAGTTTATGGAAGAATATGTAAAACTTAAACCAAAGTGGAATAAAAAAATAACAATATACATGGTATCGTCCTCTGTAGATCCTGTAGATATTGAAAAAGCCAACAAAATAAGTGATATTTCAGATTATATCATTAAACCTATAAAGCCAAACGAGTTAAAGTCTATAATGGCAAATCTAGAAAAAGAAAAATAG
- a CDS encoding PAS domain S-box protein: MKILEKSLKYKYLLFVFTFIFIILAMLFFIQHSINSQVSDAHLINISGRQRMLSQNLTKLAFKINYNEANNTNNNYIITLDSILTEWETRHRYLHSINNDKWKNDAIDSLLVVNEKYQEEIYSAGMRIVDNYGELNIQNDVDIISSLEEPYLLNTDILVLEYQKANEHHLKELKAKIYIFVGIALLIVLGQFLFMVMPSTRKLLDRNKVLKRAITSLEASEEKLSQNLDELNKLQLDLESREVFNKTFIEQIPTAVAMLDNDLRYISVSGEWINVFKLEDEEVIGRLHYDVFPEISEAWREIHKRCLNGETNHCDEAPFDRKDGTVQWVYWDTCPWYNEDGSIGGIVISTGDITKLKNKETKNKRLKDILFKINEVARIGAWEVDLVNNKSYLSDVVRQIHGISKDYEVSTEKGILFYKEGESRDKVLKALDAAVNEGEPYDLELELVNTKGEVIWVRSICQVESSNGKSIRLYGLLQDINSIKLSQQALKKANAELNAIFNSKAIGLVTADLNGFINKFNPGAEILTGYSSTEIIGKHRPTLFHLDHELRAFKEDIAKRYDKDIKGFNPQLEMSKHNHFDMREWTYLRKDGSLLPIQLTLTSIKDEEDNHIGYLGVSTDITEKKIAEDELLRKNQLLNFAEEITLMGNWQWDTLANSVQWSDSLYNIFQLDTSIRDLSFDTYFDFVHPDDKDIVTAYFNNIEHDKRLNVFTHRIISGDGKVKYIELLGEVITNEDGDIVEMIGTCQDISATKAAEKKLYDAHTQLKAIFNSGPVAIMSSDNNGIINHFNAGAEFLLGYDAAEIVGKKEPEFFHIEEELERFKIDIAKKYNKAIEGFDPYKEIAENNAFDTREWTFRRKDGSTFPVELTLTAIKNEKGEKIGFLGVSTDISERKQSQLELLRKNQLLSFAEELNLMGNWQIDFVNDRVKYSNNLYRILGLADNAEVTYDTYLNFVHPEDEDMVNKHRDKLNEEKIFDDIVHRIKLDDGTVKIAQLRAQVITDGSGEIIEIFGTCQDVTAQRMAENKFRGLLESAPDAMVIVNEKGDIQLINKQAEKLFGYSADDLFEESVEVLIPNQFASHFRLQPDTELSDSDINALGAEKVKEFTGKNKEGKDIPIQVSLSPLETEEGLLISAAIRDITIQKSAQLKIINAKNDLERLAQKLIIQNTQLADFAQITSHNLRAPVSNLNALLGFYNDSNDDEKAMLFNKFEKVTQHLTNTLNILVEAIKIRSDKTRHKEDIKFEDVLKNTTEILAGEIIETNAIIKTDFSKVPIINYDKIYLESIFLNLLSNTLRYKAKDRNPEVYIETAINNGQIEFKIHDNGLGINLDRHGEKIFGLNKVFHRHPDAKGIGLYMTKTQIEAMGGTISVSSKINEGTTFTIQF; encoded by the coding sequence ATGAAAATATTAGAAAAATCACTTAAATATAAATACCTACTATTTGTATTTACATTTATTTTTATAATTCTTGCTATGTTATTTTTTATTCAACATAGTATTAACTCTCAAGTTTCGGATGCGCATTTAATTAATATTTCGGGACGTCAACGCATGTTAAGTCAGAACTTAACAAAATTAGCTTTTAAAATAAACTACAATGAGGCTAATAATACTAATAACAACTATATAATAACTTTAGATTCTATTTTAACAGAATGGGAAACTAGACATCGATATCTTCATTCTATAAATAACGACAAGTGGAAAAACGACGCCATAGATTCATTATTGGTGGTTAATGAAAAATATCAAGAAGAAATCTATAGCGCTGGTATGCGTATCGTAGATAATTATGGTGAACTTAATATACAGAACGATGTTGATATAATTTCTAGCTTAGAAGAACCTTACTTACTCAATACAGATATACTAGTTTTAGAATATCAAAAAGCTAACGAACACCATTTAAAAGAATTAAAAGCAAAAATTTACATATTTGTTGGTATAGCTTTACTTATAGTATTAGGTCAATTTTTATTTATGGTGATGCCTAGCACCCGAAAATTATTGGATAGAAATAAGGTTTTAAAGAGAGCTATTACATCGTTAGAGGCATCTGAAGAAAAATTATCACAGAACCTTGATGAACTTAACAAGTTACAATTGGATTTAGAATCAAGAGAAGTTTTTAATAAGACCTTTATCGAACAGATACCCACAGCGGTAGCGATGCTAGACAATGACTTGCGCTATATTTCTGTTTCAGGAGAATGGATTAATGTTTTTAAATTAGAGGATGAAGAGGTTATAGGTAGATTACATTACGATGTGTTTCCTGAAATAAGTGAAGCGTGGCGAGAAATCCATAAACGCTGCCTTAATGGAGAAACAAACCATTGTGATGAGGCCCCATTTGATAGAAAAGATGGAACAGTGCAATGGGTTTATTGGGATACATGCCCTTGGTATAATGAAGATGGTTCCATAGGAGGCATTGTTATAAGCACGGGAGATATCACAAAATTAAAAAATAAGGAAACTAAAAATAAACGCCTAAAGGATATATTATTTAAAATTAATGAAGTTGCAAGAATCGGAGCCTGGGAAGTCGATTTAGTAAATAATAAATCGTATTTAAGTGATGTTGTACGTCAGATACACGGCATATCTAAAGATTATGAAGTTAGTACCGAAAAAGGTATTTTATTTTATAAAGAAGGTGAAAGTAGGGATAAGGTTCTTAAAGCATTGGACGCTGCGGTAAATGAAGGTGAACCTTACGATTTAGAATTAGAATTGGTGAATACTAAAGGGGAGGTAATTTGGGTACGCTCTATTTGTCAAGTAGAATCTTCTAATGGAAAAAGTATTAGACTTTACGGCTTGCTGCAAGATATAAATAGTATTAAACTCTCACAGCAAGCTTTAAAGAAAGCAAATGCAGAATTAAATGCTATATTTAATTCCAAAGCGATTGGATTAGTTACTGCAGATTTAAATGGATTTATAAATAAATTTAATCCAGGAGCAGAGATACTAACAGGATATTCGTCTACAGAGATAATTGGTAAACATAGACCAACATTGTTTCATTTAGATCATGAATTGAGAGCGTTTAAAGAAGATATTGCGAAACGTTATGATAAAGACATAAAAGGCTTTAATCCGCAATTAGAAATGTCTAAGCACAATCATTTTGATATGCGCGAATGGACCTATCTTAGAAAAGATGGAAGTCTATTACCAATTCAACTCACTTTAACTTCAATAAAAGACGAAGAAGATAATCATATTGGGTATTTAGGAGTTTCAACAGATATTACAGAGAAAAAAATTGCTGAGGACGAATTATTACGAAAAAATCAATTGTTAAATTTTGCTGAAGAAATTACCTTAATGGGGAATTGGCAATGGGATACTTTAGCCAATAGCGTACAATGGTCCGATAGTTTGTATAATATTTTTCAACTCGATACAAGTATAAGAGATTTGAGCTTTGATACTTATTTTGATTTTGTACATCCTGATGATAAAGATATTGTTACTGCTTATTTTAATAATATAGAGCATGATAAACGCCTAAATGTGTTTACCCATCGTATCATTTCTGGTGATGGAAAAGTAAAATATATAGAGCTGTTAGGGGAAGTTATTACCAATGAGGATGGTGATATTGTTGAAATGATTGGAACTTGTCAAGATATTTCTGCAACAAAAGCAGCTGAGAAAAAATTATACGATGCACATACACAGCTAAAAGCTATATTCAATTCAGGACCTGTAGCAATAATGTCTTCGGATAACAATGGTATCATAAATCATTTTAATGCTGGTGCTGAATTTTTATTGGGCTATGATGCTGCAGAAATTGTAGGTAAAAAAGAACCGGAATTTTTTCACATTGAAGAAGAATTAGAACGTTTTAAAATAGACATAGCAAAAAAGTATAATAAAGCGATAGAAGGTTTTGACCCTTATAAGGAAATAGCTGAGAATAATGCCTTTGATACCAGAGAGTGGACGTTCCGGAGAAAGGATGGTTCTACATTTCCTGTAGAATTAACATTAACAGCAATTAAAAATGAAAAAGGTGAAAAAATAGGCTTTTTAGGAGTATCTACAGATATTTCTGAAAGAAAGCAATCTCAGTTGGAGCTTCTTAGAAAAAACCAATTATTAAGTTTTGCTGAAGAGTTAAACTTAATGGGAAATTGGCAAATTGATTTTGTAAATGATAGGGTTAAATACTCTAATAACCTTTATCGTATTTTAGGTTTAGCTGATAATGCAGAAGTAACCTATGATACGTATTTGAATTTTGTTCATCCAGAAGATGAAGACATGGTGAATAAACACCGTGATAAGCTTAATGAGGAAAAAATATTTGACGATATCGTTCACAGAATAAAATTAGATGATGGTACAGTAAAAATTGCACAGTTACGAGCTCAAGTAATTACTGATGGTTCTGGTGAAATTATTGAAATATTTGGTACATGCCAAGATGTTACAGCCCAAAGAATGGCAGAAAACAAGTTTAGAGGTTTGTTAGAGTCGGCACCGGATGCTATGGTAATCGTGAATGAGAAAGGAGACATACAGCTCATAAACAAGCAAGCCGAAAAGTTATTTGGCTATTCTGCGGATGATTTATTTGAGGAGTCGGTAGAAGTTCTTATTCCTAATCAGTTTGCTAGTCATTTCAGATTGCAACCAGACACAGAACTTAGCGATAGTGATATAAATGCTTTAGGAGCTGAAAAGGTTAAAGAATTTACAGGAAAAAATAAGGAAGGGAAAGACATACCAATCCAAGTGAGTTTAAGTCCACTTGAAACTGAAGAAGGTCTTTTAATTTCTGCAGCCATTAGAGATATTACCATTCAAAAATCGGCACAATTAAAAATAATCAATGCTAAAAACGATTTAGAACGATTAGCTCAAAAATTGATCATTCAAAATACGCAATTAGCAGATTTTGCACAGATTACATCCCATAATTTGCGTGCACCAGTAAGTAATCTTAATGCGCTCTTAGGGTTTTATAATGACTCAAATGATGATGAGAAAGCGATGTTGTTTAATAAATTTGAAAAAGTAACACAGCATCTTACAAATACGTTAAATATTTTAGTAGAAGCTATAAAAATTAGAAGTGATAAAACAAGACATAAAGAAGATATTAAATTTGAAGACGTCTTAAAAAACACCACTGAAATTTTAGCAGGTGAGATTATTGAAACTAACGCCATAATTAAGACTGATTTTTCAAAAGTTCCAATAATTAATTATGATAAAATTTATTTAGAAAGTATTTTTCTTAACTTGCTCAGCAATACTTTAAGATATAAAGCAAAGGACAGAAATCCTGAAGTTTATATTGAAACAGCTATAAACAACGGTCAAATTGAGTTTAAAATCCATGATAATGGTTTGGGTATTAATTTAGATAGACATGGTGAAAAAATATTTGGTTTAAACAAAGTTTTTCACAGACATCCAGATGCCAAAGGTATAGGGTTATACATGACCAAAACCCAAATTGAAGCTATGGGTGGCACAATTTCTGTTTCGAGTAAAATTAATGAAGGAACCACATTTACAATACAGTTTTAA